Proteins from a single region of Butyrivibrio fibrisolvens:
- a CDS encoding Cof-type HAD-IIB family hydrolase, with translation MDFKIVFSDIDGTILNSEHRMLKGTLDAIFALKKANIPFVIATARGPSGVRPIFKRYGFTCPMICYSGALIIDENDKIMYSEGFDADDARDIISYIEAEKIDCTWNIYSEELWIVNDRNDRLVRAEEEIVEVCATEGGLELLPKDAIIGKLLCICKPEAICGIENELKKRFPKLSIVKSSDVLLEIMGKGITKADGVRRVCSYMNIPPEKAVAFGDHFNDAEMLRSVGFPFLMGNAPEELKKEFSCVIGSNDDESISEAFRSIGLLLE, from the coding sequence ATGGATTTCAAAATAGTTTTTTCAGATATAGACGGAACAATTCTAAACAGTGAACATAGAATGCTTAAGGGCACACTTGATGCAATATTTGCCCTAAAGAAAGCCAATATCCCTTTTGTCATTGCGACAGCAAGAGGACCATCCGGAGTACGGCCGATTTTTAAAAGATACGGGTTTACCTGCCCGATGATCTGTTATAGTGGGGCGCTTATCATTGATGAAAACGATAAGATAATGTACTCGGAGGGATTTGATGCCGATGACGCGAGGGATATTATTTCTTATATAGAGGCGGAGAAGATTGACTGTACATGGAATATCTATTCAGAAGAATTGTGGATTGTAAATGACAGGAATGACCGACTGGTCCGCGCAGAAGAGGAAATCGTTGAGGTCTGTGCAACAGAGGGCGGCCTAGAGCTTCTTCCAAAAGATGCAATCATAGGAAAGCTCCTTTGCATATGTAAGCCTGAAGCAATATGTGGTATAGAAAATGAATTGAAAAAGAGATTTCCAAAGCTGTCGATAGTTAAATCCTCAGATGTTCTTCTTGAAATCATGGGAAAGGGAATTACAAAGGCCGACGGAGTCAGGCGAGTATGCTCGTATATGAACATTCCGCCGGAGAAAGCGGTTGCTTTTGGTGATCATTTTAATGATGCAGAAATGCTACGATCTGTAGGATTTCCTTTTCTGATGGGAAATGCTCCGGAGGAATTGAAGAAGGAATTCTCGTGTGTGATCGGAAGTAATGATGACGAGAGCATTTCAGAAGCCTTTAGGAGTATTGGCCTATTATTGGAGTGA
- a CDS encoding helix-turn-helix domain-containing protein, translating into MSFADNLIELRKLNNLSQEDIAEKIGVSRQTLSKYETGESLPDIERCKMLADIFGVTMDDLISYEKNDSDNLGYAIPPKGKHIFGMVKVGDKGQIVIPAKARKIFDIKTGDNLIVLGDEFQGIALIKETGLLGLINSAKETKF; encoded by the coding sequence ATGAGTTTTGCTGATAACCTTATTGAATTAAGAAAGCTTAACAATCTGTCGCAGGAAGACATCGCCGAGAAAATAGGCGTATCCAGGCAGACTCTTTCAAAATATGAGACCGGCGAGTCGCTTCCGGATATAGAGAGATGTAAGATGCTGGCTGACATCTTCGGTGTAACCATGGACGACCTTATCTCATATGAAAAGAATGATTCGGACAACCTGGGATATGCTATACCGCCGAAAGGAAAACATATCTTTGGAATGGTCAAAGTGGGAGATAAAGGTCAGATCGTTATTCCTGCCAAAGCAAGAAAGATCTTCGATATTAAAACAGGTGATAATCTGATCGTTCTCGGAGATGAATTCCAGGGTATAGCTCTTATTAAGGAGACGGGTCTTCTCGGTCTTATCAACAGTGCGAAAGAAACCAAATTTTAG